One window of the Cryptococcus gattii WM276 chromosome E, complete sequence genome contains the following:
- a CDS encoding Integral to membrane protein, putative (Similar to TIGR gene model, INSD accession AAW43711.1), which translates to MSPRSPPSPKSLIEAPVPLSSVTHIPKRGNLPSFISTPASPTTITRQPSPDNNVPIQLQMFSSSVDKWLTAKFPPGLVYFISQNVGLVLVGISQLFFVLMGLTVKYFLSATQISATTLIFVRMSITAICCVLSLWLIKRDPNPLLGPPGIRCTLLLRGFFGFMGLLSSYQSLKGLTLSDSVTIQFLAPSVTALLGFLFLHETLSQREILAGFFCLIGVVLVSRPPFIFGREGKGEDIPLPDEVAGGTRLNLPPAPGEMNQQGNDTAERAIAVTWAFVAVFFSSMAYTTIRWIGNKAHALHSINYFSYSCTITCGLWLLFKPGHIVWVSSLRELLFIITIGVRPFPSLPSFSQLYSHTLLMLDFPQIDIRICSTNIPDPRSPTRKSWSSRSRHISPSRLLSFARVCALGNDTFVPLNFGDGAYLSVRHLGYCKFSLTPFMLIQPSEEMG; encoded by the exons ATGTCCCCACGATCGCCGCCCTCGCCCAAATCTCTGATCGAGGCTCCCGTTCCGTTATCCTCAGTCACTCACATTCCCAAAAGAGGAAACTTACCTTCATTCATATCGACTCCAGCTTCACCAACTACTATTACTCGTCAGCCGTCACCTGATAATAATGTTCCTATTCAACTGCAAATGTTCTCAAGCTCTGTCGATAAATGGCTGACAGCAAAATTTCCCCCTGGACTAGTCTACTTCATCTCCCAAAACGTCGGCCTCGTCCTCGTAGGCATCTCACAACTATTCTTCGTCCTCATGGGGCTCACTGTCAAATACTTTCTCTCCGCCACCCAAATATCCGCCACAACTTTGATCTTTGTCCGAATGAGCATCACAGCCATCTGCTGCGTCCTGTCTCTCTGGCTCATCAAACGCGACCCTAACCCTCTCCTCGGCCCACCAGGTATACGCTGTACCCTCCTCCTTCGCGGTTTCTTCGGTTTCATGGGTCTTCTCTCAAGCTACCAGAGCCTCAAAGGCCTTACGCTTTCCGATTCCGTCACAATCCAATTCCTTGCACCTAGCGTCACTGCCCTCCTAGGTTTCTTATTCCTGCATGAGACACTCTCGCAACGTGAAATACTGGCAGGCTTCTTCTGTCTAATTGGAGTCGTCCTCGTGAGTCGACCACCGTTTATCTTTGGTagggaagggaaaggagaggatATCCCTCTACCAGACGAAGTTGCAGGAGGGACGAGGTTGAATTTGCCCCCGGCCCCTGGAGAAATGAACCAACAGGGGAATGATACGGCCGAAAGAGCAATAGCAGTGACATGGGCTTTTGTCGCCGTATTCTTTTCCTCCATGGCTT ATACAACGATCAGGTGGATCGGAAACAAAGCTCACGCCCTTCATTCTATCAATTATTTTTCGTACTCATGTACCATCACATGCGGTCT ATGGCTTCTGTTCAAGCCGGGCCATATCGTGTGGGTCTCCTCCCTTCGCGAGCTTTTGttcatcatcaccatcGGCGTACGtcccttcccttcccttccatcTTTCAGCCAGCTGTACAGTCACACCCTTTTGATGCTTGATTTCCCCCAAATAGATATTCGGATTTGCAGCACAAACATTCCTGACCCTCGGTCTCCAACGCGAAAAAGCTGGTCGAGCAGGTCTCGCCATATATCTCCAAGTCGTCTTCTCTCTTTTGCTCGAGTTTGTGCTTTGGGGAACGATACCTTCGTTCCTCTCAACTTTGGGGACGGTGCTTATCTTAGCGTCCGCCATCTGGGCTACTGTAAGTTTTCCCTTACCCCATTTATGTTGATCCAACCGTCGGAAGAAATGGGCTGA
- a CDS encoding uncharacterized protein (Similar to TIGR gene model, INSD accession AAW43713.1): MSFDPGPSSNYYRNFAASADGPLQPPSPPRSPILGATLPPQQAERDLYALLNLPKDAPEATIRDRYRSLATTFHPDRQRSDRAREAAHAQFTEIQRAYEILTDPTKRAVYDMFGEEGLKTNWELGPRVKTPEEMRKWFTAHSYEKRSMEAEALVKPKSDLEVVLDARAVFLPKKIFPDPNAVKHDPISRVLRVRPGRTVLKHSFEMPLSPNTQFVVEGQALSRNGRGGANVLGTVKHQFSPKFWVETGVTLMHPRIGKVKATYTVDEDQYVTASVVQSTLTAPPQLGFTYGRRLYADTTGFMLFEPGSFSIGPWGRNRPESQLNPSSLSIGLTNAKRNGSGWTVQTTAGLANNQITADWSTPIPGGLKMKFGAELGLGQSIAGFITAEGKVTDNVKAGLILQMEIGGGIILKVKVNRLGQKISIPILLAERLDPFILLGSTLIPAAAYAGIYKLYLLPRKKRALVDRVKELRHEHKEFIRQKRQEARDAVHVMERSVEVKLAQERERNGLIILSAYYGLASSFTERGIIISETIIDVTIPVQALVQDGRVYIPGGKGKHNIIGFYDPCIGEKKKLRVRYLFRGKMHEVTVDDTSPLRAPVRTHALEV, encoded by the exons ATGAGCTTTGATCCAGGCCCATCTTCAAATTACTACCGCAACTTTGCGGCCTCCGCCGACGGTCCTCTTCAACCCCCATCTCCGCCACGTTCACCCATTCTCGGAGcaactcttcctccccaGCAAGCCGAAAGAGACCTATACGCCCTTCTCAATCTCCCGAAGGATGCACCGGAGGCCACTATCCGGGATAGATACCGTTCTCTCGCCACGACGTTCCACCCCGACCGACAGAGAAGCGATCGTGCTCGAGAAGCAGCGCATGCTCAGTTCACCGAGATCCAAAGAGCTTACGAGATCCTCACCGATCCCACGAAGCGTGCGGTGTACGATATGTTTGGAGAGGAAGGTTTGAAGACGAATTGGGAGCTTGGACCGAGGGTGAAGACTCCGGAGGAAATGCGAAAGTGGTTTACGGCCCACTCGTATGAGAAGCGTTCAATGGAGGCTGAGGCGCTTGTGAAGCCAAAAAGTGATTTGGAAGTCGTCCTCGATGCCCGAGCCGTGTTTCTTCCCAAAAAGATTTTCCCAGACCCTAATGCCGTCAAACATGATCCCATTTCAAGAGTCTTGCGTGTCCGACCAGGGCGAACAGTCTTGAAACATTCTTTTGAGATGCCTTTGTCGCCAAACACACAGTTCGTTGTCGAAGGCCAAGCGTTATCAAGAAATGGTCGTGGGGGTGCCAACGTGTTGGGTACAGTGAAACACCAATTCTCTCCCAAATTCTGGGTTGAAACTGGGGTTACTTTGATGCATCCCCGGATAGGAAAAGTCAAGGCAACGTATACGGTGGACGAGGATCAGTATGTTACCGCAAGCGTTGTTCAGTCTACCTTGACTGCTCCACCTCAGCTGGGATTCACCTATGGACGGAGGCTGTACGCCGACACTACAGGTTTCATGT TGTTTGAGCCGGGATCCTTCTCCATCGGTCCATGGGGACGCAACCGACCGGAATCCCAACTGAACCCTTCCTCCCTTTCCATTGGCCTCACCAACGCTAAACGTAACGGTTCCGGCTGGACGGTGCAGACCACCGCAGGTCTCGCCAACAATCAAATTACAGCTGATTGGTCGACCCCGATTCCAGGGGGATTGAAAATGAAATTTGGCGCTGAGCTTGGTTTGGGTCAGTCGATAGCTGGGTTCATCACCGCCGAGGGAAAGGTGACGGATAATGTCAAGGCTGGACTGATTTTGCAGATGGAAATCGGTGGAGGGATTATCTTGAAAGTCAA GGTCAACCGTCTTGGCCAAAAGAtctccatccccatcctcctcgCCGAACGGCTAGACCCCTTTATCCTCCTCGGTTCCACCCTTATCCCCGCTGCCGCCTACGCAGGCATCTACAAACTCTACCTCTTACCACGCAAGAAACGAGCTTTGGTGGATAGGGTGAAAGAGTTACGACATGAGCATAAAGAGTTTATCAGACAGAAGAGGCAAGAGGCAAGGGATGCGGTGCATGTGATGGAGAGATCGGTGGAAGTGAAGTTGGCGcaggagagggagaggaatG GtctcatcatcctttccGCTTATTACGGTCTTGCATCGTCATTCACTGAACGTGGTATCATCATTTCTGAAACG ataATCGATGTGACGATCCCCGTGCAAGCGCTTGTCCAAGATGGAAGGGTGTATATTCCTGGAGGTAAAGGGAAACACAACATCATTGGGTTCTAT GACCCGTGTATTGGCGAAAAAAAGAAATTAAGAGTGAGGTACCTGTTTAGGGGGAAGATGCATGAGGTTACGGTAGATGATACAAGTCCATTGAGAGCGCCGGTCAGAA CCCACGCTCTCGAGGTATAG
- a CDS encoding 50S ribosomal protein L22, putative (Similar to TIGR gene model, INSD accession AAW43715.1), translating into MAKPLRSLFSIAGTSLPGPSRPLPLRRAPLGQVRTAFNLSGFGRYLPNLPTWKSESTEDQPTTVIDEPSSSTPSGETTSDSLFAPTPSDSAEAQPKISKKMKKRGLPNNTWTEHRYASAAHKISHRKLGLLSHQIAGLPVDEAIVQMQFSEKRASKWVKSTLALARDHAVDKNLKRDKLVVAESWVTKGRKEARIDIKGRGKFGIKHHPSARIHLVIREGLTPSEKEEKQFKRDLGRVKSAGVVREDTPLRRKVVSGWTW; encoded by the exons ATGGCGAAGCCTCTGAGATCGCTCTTCTCCA TCGCCGGTACCTCACTGCCCGGCCCATCACgccctcttcccctccGCCGAGCCCCTCTCGGCCAGGTCAGAAC GGCGTTCAACCTCTCCGGATTCGGCCGCTACCTCCCCAACCTCCCCACGTGGAAATCCGAGTCCACCGAAGACCAACCCACCACCGTCATCGATGAaccctcctcctccacccccTCCGGCGAAACCACCTCTGACTCTCTCTTCGCCCCCACTCCTTCTGATTCCGCCGAAGCTCAGCCAAAAATCTCTAAAAAAATGAAGAAACGAGGTCTTCCCAACAATACCTGGACCGAACATCGCTACGCCTCCGCCGCGCACAAGATCTCTCACCGTAAACTCGGCTTACTCTCCCACCAGATCGCGGGCTTGCCAGTAGATGAGGCGATTGTGCAGATGCAATTCTCGGAGAAGAGGGCGAGTAAGTGGGTGAAGAGTACATTGGCGCTGGCGAGGGATCATGCAGTGGATAAGAATTTGAAGAGGGATAAACTTGTCGTCG CCGAATCATGGGTAACCAAAGGCCGCAAAGAAGCCCGTATCGACATCAAAGGACGTGGTAAATTCGGTATCAAACATCACCCCTCTGCGCGTATCCACCTCGTCATTCGCGAAGGTCTTACCCCCTCtgaaaaggaggaaaagcAGTTTAAGAGGGATTTGGGAAGGGTGAAGAGCGCAGGTGTCGTTAGAGAGGATACGCCGTTGAGAAGAAAGGTCGTTAGCGGGTGGACTTGGTAG
- a CDS encoding Triose phosphate/3-phosphoglycerate/phosphate translocator, putative (Similar to TIGR gene model, INSD accession AAW43717.1): protein MSQNKDIEASIPLNAMPRASDVEHDLTHGEHVEINISEARPPAKQQKKIVIPAIIIIPIWMACSISVILYNKYVFSGLNFPYPTFLTTWHLIFSTIATRVLQRTTTLLDGAKDIELTWMRSILPIGALFSGSLILSNYAYLTLSVSFIQMLKAFNPVAILLISFAFKIQEPNGRLIVIVLLISTGCFLAAYGEIHFELVGFLCQCAALAFEASRLVMIQILLHGMKMDPLVSLHYYAPVCAVINACIIPFTDGLEPLWNLHRVGILVLFTNAGIAFALNVAAVFLISVGSGLILTLAGVLKDILLISGSVLAFGSPITGLQVFGYSISLSGLILFKTTGGK from the exons ATGAGCCAAAATAAGGATATCGAAGCATCCATCCCGCTCAAC GCGATGCCACGCGCGTCGGATGTCGAGCATGATCTTACACACGGCGAACATGTCGAAATCAA CATTTCTGAAGCCCGACCGCCTGCCAAACAGCAAAAGAAGATTGTCATCCCAGCTATTATCA TCATCCCGATTTGGATGGCCTGTTCAATCAGTGTAATTTTATATAACA AATATGTCTTTTCTGGATTAAACTTTCCTTACCCGACTTTCCTTACCACGTGgcatctcatcttctct ACAATCGCGACAAGGGTTTTGCAACGTACTACCACTTTGCTAGATGGTGCCAAGGACATTGAGTTGACT TGGATGCGATCCATCCTCCCCATCGGTGCCCTCTTCTCCGGCTCACTCATCCTGTCCAACTATGCCTACCTCACTCTGAGCGTCTCGTTTATCCAAATGCTCAAGGCCTTCAACCCTGTGGCTATCCTCTTGATTTCTTTTGCATTCAAGATCCAGGAGCCAAACGGAAGATTGATTGTCATTGTTTTG TTGATTTCTACCGGCTGTTTCCTTG CCGCTTACGGTGAAATCCACTTTGAGCTCGTTGGTTTCCTCTGCCAATGCGCTGCTCTTGCATTCGAAGCTTCGCGTCTCGTCATGATTCAGATCCTGTTGCACGGCATGAAGATGGACCCCCTCGTTTCGCTGCATTACTACGCCCCCGTGTGCGCGGTGATTAATGCTTGTATTATTCCCTTTACGGATGGGTTGGAGCCGCTTTGGAATTTGCACAGGGTTGGGATTTTGGTCTTGTTTACCAATGCGGGAATTGCTTTTGCTTTGAAC GTGGCAGCGGTATTCCTGATCTCTGTCGGCTCGGGTCTCATCCTCACCCTTGCCGGTGTCCTCAAAGATATTCTCCTCATCTCAGGTTCGGTGCTGGCTTTCGGATCGCCCATCACGGGATTACAGGTGTTTGGGTATTCGATTAGTTTGAGTGGGTTGATCTTGTTCAAGACGACTGGGGGCAAGTGA
- a CDS encoding Triose-phosphate isomerase, putative (Similar to TIGR gene model, INSD accession AAW43719.1), producing the protein MPRKFFIGGNFKMNGSLSSIEKIVRSINEAKLDGTNQVVIAPPALYLLKVQSELERPAEVSAQNAFTESSGAFTGEIAPQQLKDANVHWVILGHSERRSLFGDTDKLVADKTKAAINAGLSVIACVGESLEEREADKTMAVVERQLEAIASVVQGDAWNQIVIAYEPVWAIGTGKVATVSQAQEVHAAIRAWLARRASPQVAESTRIIYGGSVNGKNCGELSEAKDIDGFLVGGASLKPEFIDICKSGKKA; encoded by the exons ATGCCTCGAAAATTCTTTATCGG CGGTAACTTCAAGATGAACGGCTCCCTCTCGTCCATCGAGAAGATTGTCCGCTCCATCAACGAAGCCAAACTCGACGGCACCAACCAAGTCGTCATCGCCCCCCCCGCCCTCTACCTCCTCAAAGTCCAATCCGAACTCGAGCGCCCAGCCGAAGTCTCCGCCCAGAACGCATTCACCGAGTCGTCTGGTGCTTTTACCGGTGAAATCGCGCCTCAGCAATTGAAGGATGCGAATGTCCATTGGGTGATTTTGGGACATTCAGAGAGGAGGAGTTTGTTTGGCGATACCGACAAGTTGGTCGCTGACAAG ACCAAGGCCGCCATCAACGCCGGTCTCTCCGTCATTGCCTGCGTCGGTGAATCCCTCGAAGAGCGCGAAGCCGACAAGACCATGGCCGTCGTCGAACGTCAGCTCGAGGCGATCGCCAGCGTTGTCCAGGGTGACGCTTGGAACCAAATCGTCATTGCCT ACGAACCCGTTTGGGCTATCGGCACCGGCAAAGTCGCCACCGTCTCCCAAGCCCAAGAAGTCCACGCCGCCATCCGCGCCTGGCTCGCCCGCCGCGCTTCCCCCCAGGTCGCCGAGTCCACCCGTATCATTTACGGCGGTTCCGTCAATGGCAAGAACTGTGGCGAGTTGAGCGAGGCAAAGGATATCGATGGATTCCTTGTCGGTGGAGCTAGTTTGAAACCCGAGTTTATCGATATCTGCAAGTCTGGCAAGAAGGCGTAA
- a CDS encoding Hypothetical protein (Similar to TIGR gene model, INSD accession AAW43721.1; CNE05010), with amino-acid sequence MQLDEEVGKLASATPVMISKSLECFIQVLLDESCKTVREAGARKLTAGHLKLMINTNPSFDFLRELTESIADLPSASGAGPSKARKASSANASAAGKGKGNGNRGDEGVETWAKGEQERLRSEGGSMAPGWRGGVLPPTVATGPGMGAGGAMPWSGVEGGSGSGSGSLSFPPHVPPQSALLPLPSQQSQPQPPPQPQPEEIQQPQQSVTMIGSWKRDMTGGGGTGEGGRGMFDDYEEDEDDY; translated from the exons ATGCAGTTGGATGAGGAAGTGGGTAAACTCGCTAGTGCTACACCCGTCATGATCT CCAAGAGTTTGGAATGTTTTATTCAAGTGTTATTGGATGAGAGCTGTAAGACGGTTCGAGAGGCTGGTGCGAGGAAATTGACTGCCGGGCATCT GAAATTGATGATCAACACGAACCCTTCATTCGACTTTCTTCGTGAACTGACAGAATCGATTGCCGATCTTCCTTCTGCTTCTGGGGCGGGACCGTCCAAAGCCCGGAAAGCGTCGAGTGCCAACGCCAGCGCGGCtgggaaaggaaagggaaatGGAAATCGGGGAGATGAGGGTGTGGAGACATGGGCAAAAGGGGAGCAAGAAAGGTTGAGGAGTGAGGGAGGTAGTATGGCGCCTGGCTGGAGAGGAGGAGTATTACCGCCGACGGTGGCGACGGGACCGGGCATGGGCGCGGGAGGGGCTATGCCGTGGAGTGGGGTGGAGGGTGGGAGTGGGAGTGGGAGTGGATCGTTGTCGTTTCCGCCGCATGTGCCTCCTCAATCGGCTTTACTCCCTTTACCGTCGCAGCAATCGCAACCGCAACCCCCGCCCCAGCCCCAGCCCGAGGAAATACAGCAGCCGCAGCAATCAGTCACGATGATAGGATCTTGGAAAAGGGATATGACGGGTGGAGGTGGCACGGgggaaggagggagaggaatGTTTGATGATtatgaagaggatgaggatgattATTAG
- a CDS encoding Hypothetical protein (Similar to TIGR gene model, INSD accession AAW43723.1; CNE05020), which translates to MPAPVSKTFAALRNAPASLPLSPSVKALKISFVAKNAAPGPRQFLRQHAPALAYANPLLPIGIHRIPDPRSKHKDPNSPDRDAVRLGRWGGVPDGLQLGAGNVPGGEMVVEFHNAPAQTLPLAHLSGQQILDQLLAVAVEKQVPRVAGSEAQKQAS; encoded by the exons ATGCCGGCCCCCGTGTCCAAGACATTCGCTGCGCTGCGGAATGCGCCTGCGAGCCTCCCCCTCTCCCCCAGTGTAAAGGCGCTCAAAATCAGCTTTGTCGCCAAAAACGCTGCCCCCGGCCCCCG GCAATTCCTCCGGCAGCACGCGCCCGCGCTCGCGTACGCCAAccccctcctccccatcGGCATCCACCGCATACCCGACCCCCGCTCAAAACACAAGGACCCCAACTCGCCGGACCGCGACGCCGTCAGACTCGGTCGCTGGGGCGGCGTCCCAGATGGCCTCCAGCTCGGCGCCGGCAACGTCCCCGGCGGCGAGATGGTCGTCGAGTTCC ACAACGCCCCAGCCCAGACACTCCCGCTAGCACACCTCTCAGGCCAACAGATTCTTGACCAACTACTCGCCGTCGCAGTCGAGAAGCAGGTCCCCAGAGTAGCAGGCAGTGAAGCACAGAAACAGGCGTCATAG